TGTTCTGGCACTTCCTCGACCTGATCTGGATCGGCGTCTTCTCCTTTGTCTATCTCGTGAGGCTCGTCTAATGGCTGAACATAGCTCGCATTCGCATGGCACCATGGGGCAGCTGATGATCGGCTTCGTTCTGGCGGTCATCCTGTCGATCATCCCCTTCTATCTGGTGATGGCTGACGTCGAGATGTCGCGGACCACGATCATCGGGATCATCATGGGTCTGGGCGCGGTGCAGATCATCGTGCACCTCGTCTACTTCCTCCATGTCAACCGCTCGGTTGAAGAGGGCTGGACGCTGGCAGCCAGCGTTCTGGCGATCATCATCTTGTGTATCGTTCTGGCAGGCTCGCTCTGGGTCATGCACAACATGAACGAAAACATGATGCCGATGCCCAGCCAAGAACAGATGCTGGAAATGATGAACCTCCAGAACCAGCAAGGCTGATCCGAGGCGCATCTCCCAAAAGACGGGGCCGGGAAACTGGCCCCGTTTTGCTATCTGCAGCTCGCTTCCATTTGAGGATGACCACCATGAGCAGGAATATTCGCTGGGTCCGTTTGAGTATTGCGACCATCCTCGCCGCAGGGTTTGTGGCAGTTTTCATGTCATTGGGGATCTGGCAGGTGCATCGTCTGCATTGGAAGCTTGATCTGATCGCGCGGGTGGATAGCCGTGTGGCCGCCGCGCCCGTGCCCGCCCCCGGACCGAACGCTTGGGCCGGATTGACCCGCGAAGTGGATGAATATCGCCATGTCGCGGTCACCGGCACCTTCCTGAATGATCAGGAAGTGCAGATCTATACGCCCTCCATGTTCGGACCGGGATATTGGGTGCTGACGCCACTCAAGCGCGATGACGGTACGATCGTCATGATCAACCGCGGCGTCGTGCCCGAGGAAAAGAAATCCCCCGCAAGCCGTGTGGCCCCCGAGGGCGTGCAGCATATCACCGGCCTTTTGCGGCTGAGCGAGGATCACGGCTGGCTCTTCAGC
The sequence above is drawn from the Thioclava sp. GXIMD4216 genome and encodes:
- the cyoD gene encoding cytochrome o ubiquinol oxidase subunit IV, giving the protein MAEHSSHSHGTMGQLMIGFVLAVILSIIPFYLVMADVEMSRTTIIGIIMGLGAVQIIVHLVYFLHVNRSVEEGWTLAASVLAIIILCIVLAGSLWVMHNMNENMMPMPSQEQMLEMMNLQNQQG
- a CDS encoding SURF1 family protein, with translation MSRNIRWVRLSIATILAAGFVAVFMSLGIWQVHRLHWKLDLIARVDSRVAAAPVPAPGPNAWAGLTREVDEYRHVAVTGTFLNDQEVQIYTPSMFGPGYWVLTPLKRDDGTIVMINRGVVPEEKKSPASRVAPEGVQHITGLLRLSEDHGWLFSQKDRPQDGVWYRRDIASITQTKGLENAAPYFIDQDLTDPEGFPRGGQTVVKFRNSHLSYAITWFAMALLSLVGWGVVLRQELKNRD